The following are encoded together in the Lytechinus variegatus isolate NC3 chromosome 19, Lvar_3.0, whole genome shotgun sequence genome:
- the LOC121405670 gene encoding dentin sialophosphoprotein-like yields the protein MADSDDEDVLYAHDLGRNLIGGKRVKNMDDVMNGGKKDKRKLRKTLALCMAFLCLGLCLSILGPTLLSLTDHLHTTVPKISMVFAGRSVGYLSGAILGGMLFEAFNPLFLLAIVLLLCGIGITVAPFAATVLALGVCISSVGISMGVLDTGANLVCLRMWGKKRSGTMLQALHFSFALGAFFAPLLASPFLVDTSTTGNMVETTSTLVPPTLNVAMTDAIHTLGNEKFNSGKPNDFDVKSDDGSTGVKSDDGSTGVKSDNGSTDVKSDDVSTDVKSDDGSTDVKSDDGSTDVKSDDGSTDVKSDDGSTDVKSDDVSIDVKSDDGSTGVKSDDDSTDVKSDDGTSNNNPNDIKPGTTKNKRDGRSTDDKSDDGTSDDKSDDGGTVVKSNGVNTDVKSDGSSDVNSDDGSTDEKSDDGSTDEKSNDGSTDEKSNDGSTDEKSDNGSTDEKSDNGSNDVKSDNGSTSVKSDDNSTDVKSDNVSNAIKSDDGSTDEKSDDGSTDEKSDNGSTDEKSDDASTDEKTDNGSTDEKSDDGSTDEKSDDGSTDEKSDGSTDEKSDDGITDEKSDDGSTDEKSDDGSTDEKSDDGSTDEKPDDGSTDEKSDDGSTDEKPDDGSTDEKSDDGSTDEKSDDGSTDEKSDDGSTDEKSDDGSSDEKSHDVSTDEKSDDGSTDEKSDDGSTDEKSDDGSTDEKSDDGSTHEKSDDGSTDEKSDDGSTDEKSDDGSSDEKSHDVSTDEKSDDGSTDEKSDDGSTDEKSDDDSTDEKSDDGSTHEKSDDGSTDEKSDDGITDEKSDDGSTDEKSDDGSTDVKSDDGSTDVKSDDGSTDEKSDDGSTDEKSDGSTDEKSNNGSTDEKSDNSSTNENDGESKNANVISSNESTSSPQHQVPRFAMPYIIIGVFVLITSVLFFYFLFTKPKNEPKYVASEDSGAVSDKDNFPFRTRVLLLLFCFYFLYVGGEVAYGSFVPMFASKSPHQFGQDRASHVAALFWGTFTFGRGLAICLASVISPLKMVIADMVGCVTTSVILTLFADTNENVLWLGSALLGLSMASLFPTGIAWLETYTRVTGNTASFLVVGSALGEMCVPVVIGYLFEDKIGPMVLMYWMLATSALSALIFAYVMWLMMENGKEKESLPAEKSPALDLLHSVEEAFPGEEFFSNGTSSSKQMSKPLVPPILKKKDHKE from the exons GGTCTATGCCTGTCCATTCTCGGCCCAACGCTTCTGAGCCTGACAGATCACCTGCACACGACGGTGCCCAAGATCTCCATGGTGTTCGCAGGACGGAGTGTCGGCTACCTCTCTGGAGCCATCCTCGGAGGCATGCTCTTCGAAGCCTTCAACCCTTTGTTCCTTCTTGCCATTGTCCTCCTCCTGTGCGGTATAGGGATCACGGTTGCCCCGTTCGCAGCAACGGTCCTTGCGCTGGGAGTGTGTATAAGTAGTGTTGGTATCAGCATGGGTGTCTTGGATACAG GTGCTAATCTCGTCTGCCTTCGAATGTGGGGAAAGAAACGTTCAGGCACCATGCTACAAGCCCTCCATTTTAGCTTTGCCCTCGGTGCCTTCTTCGCCCCCCTCCTGGCGTCTCCCTTTCTGGTAGACACCTCAACCACTGGCAATATGGTGGAAACAACTTCCACTTTGGTTCCTCCAACTCTGAATGTAGCAATGACGGATGCCATCCATACCCTGGGTAATGAAAAATTCAACAGTGGCAAGCCTAATGATTTCGATGTCAAGTCTGATGATGGTAGCACCGGTGTCAAGTCTGATGATGGTAGCACCGGTGTCAAGTCTGATAATGGTAGCACCGATGTCAAGTCTGATGATGTTAGCACCGATGTCAAGTCTGATGATGGTAGCACCGATGTCAAGTCTGATGATGGTAGCACCGATGTCAAGTCTGATGATGGTAGCACCGATGTCAAGTCTGATGATGGTAGCACCGATGTCAAGTCTGACGATGTTAGCATCGATGTCAAGTCTGATGATGGTAGCACCGGTGTCAAGTCTGATGATGATAGCACCGATGTCAAGTCTGATGATGGCACCAGCAATAACAATCCTAATGATATTAAGCCTGGTACCACCAAGAACAAGCGTGATGGTCGTTCGACTGATGACAAGTCTGACGATGGTACCTCCGATGACAAGTCTGATGATGGTGGCACCGTTGTCAAGTCTAATGGTGTTAACACTGATGTCAAGTCTGATGGTAGCAGCGATGTCAATTCTGATGATGGTAGCACAGATGAAAAGTCTGATGATGGTAGCACTGATGAAAAGTCTAATGATGGTAGCACTGATGAAAAGTCTAATGATGGTAGCACTGATGAAAAGTCTGATAATGGTAGCACTGATGAAAAGTCTGATAATGGTAGCAATGATGTCAAGTCTGATAATGGTAGCACCAGTGTCAAGTCTGATGATAATAGCACCGATGTCAAGTCTGACAATGTTAGCAACGCTATCAAGTCTGATGATGGTAGCACCGATGAAAAGTCTGACGATGGTAGCACCGATGAAAAGTCTGATAATGGTAGCACCGATGAAAAGTCTGACGATGCTAGCACCGATGAAAAAACTGATAATGGTAGCACTGATGAAAAGTCTGATGATGGTAGCACTGATGAAAAGTCTGATGATGGTAGCACTGATGAAAAGTCTGATGGTAGTACAGATGAAAAGTCTGATGATGGTATTACTGATGAAAAGTCTGATGATGGTAGCACTGATGAAAAGTCTGATGATGGTAGTACTGATGAAAAATCTGATGATGGTAGTACTGATGAAAAACCTGATGATGGTAGTACCGATGAAAAGTCTGATGATGGTAGTACTGATGAAAAACCTGATGATGGTAGTACCGATGAAAAGTCTGATGATGGTAGTACTGATGAAAAGTCTGATGATGGTAGCACTGATGAAAAGTCTGACGATGGTAGCACCGATGAAAAGTCTGATGATGGTAGTTCTGATGAAAAGTCTCATGATGTTAGTACCGATGAAAAGTCTGATGATGGTAGTACCGATGAAAAGTCTGATGATGGTAGTACCGATGAAAAGTCTGATGATGGTAGTACAGATGAAAAGTCTGATGATGGTAGCACTCATGAAAAGTCTGATGATGGTAGCACTGATGAAAAGTCTGATGATGGTAGCACCGATGAAAAGTCTGATGATGGTAGTTCTGATGAAAAGTCTCATGATGTTAGTACCGATGAAAAGTCTGATGATGGTAGTACCGATGAAAAGTCTGATGATGGTAGTACCGATGAAAAGTCTGATGATGATAGTACAGATGAAAAGTCTGATGATGGTAGCACTCATGAAAAGTCTGATGATGGTAGTACAGATGAAAAGTCTGATGATGGTATTACCGATGAAAAGTCTGATGATGGTAGCACTGATGAAAAGTCTGATGATGGTAGCACCGATGTCAAGTCTGATGACGGTAGCACCGATGTCAAGTCTGATGATGGTAGCACTGATGAAAAGTCTGATGATGGTAGCACTGATGAAAAGTCTGATGGTAGCACCGATGAAAAGTCTAATAATGGTAGCACTGATGAAAAGTCTGATAATAGTTCCACCAATGAGAATGACGGCGAGTCCAAGAATGCTAACGTTATCAGTTCCAACGAATCGACATCCTCCCCACAACATCAGGTTCCAAGATTTGCAATGCCATacatcatcataggggtttttgTTCTCATAACCTCAGTActctttttctatttccttttcacTAAGCCCAAGAATGAACCTAAGTACGTCGCATCAGAGGATTCTGGTGCAGTTTCAGATAAGGACAACTTCCCATTTAGAACCAGAGTTCTGCTTCTCCTGTTCTGCTTCTACTTCCTTTATGTTGGTGGAGAAGTGGCATATGGAAGCTTTGTACCTATGTTTGCCAGTAAGAGTCCTCACCAATTTGGGCAAGACCGTGCTAGCCATGTTGCAGCTCTGTTCTGGGGCACCTTCACCTTTGGGCGCGGCCTAGCCATATGTCTTGCCAGTGTCATCTCGCCTCTCAAGATGGTGATTGCCGACATGGTGGGATGCGTCACCACCTCTGTCATCTTGACTCTCTTTGCAGACACAAACGAGAATGTCTTGTGGTTAGGCAGTGCCTTGTTAGGACTGTCGATGGCATCGCTCTTCCCGACGGGAATCGCCTGGCTAGAAACGTACACTCGTGTCACCGGCAACACCGCATCATTCCTCGTAGTTGGTAGCGCCCTTGGCGAGATGTGCGTGCCTGTTGTCATCGGCTACCTCTTTGAAGACAAAATTGGCCCGATGGTACTGATGTACTGGATGTTGGCGACGTCTGCATTGTCGGCCCTCATCTTCGCCTACGTGATGTGGTTGATGATGGAGAATGGGAAGGAGAAGGAGTCGCTTCCAGCCGAGAAAAGCCCCGCCTTGGATCTTCTTCACAGCGTCGAGGAGGCCTTCCCTGGTGAGGAATTCTTCAGCAATGGGACATCAAGCAGCAAGCAAATGAGTAAACCTTTAGTCCCTCCAATACTCAAGAAGAAAGACCATAAAGAGTGA